The sequence GGCCGGTGATACCATGTGGGCCCAACGATGCAGCGGGTCCCGCCACCTGGCCCGGCTGCTCCTCCATCTCGCGGCAGCGCGTGCGCGGCTGTCGGCCGCCTCGCCGTCCGTTCTTCCACCCCGTTCCCCCACGCTCTACAGCGCCGCTGATTGAAAAGACCATTTCTAACCCTACACTGCTGCACTCGGTTCTAGAACCACAAGTGAACCCATAGTATCGTGCGTCCTTCTGCAGGTGTGGCCACTACAACTACCCCATCTGTTAACCAATTGGGTGCTGTGCTGGCCTGGAGCCTGCTTGGTAGTATTGTTGAATATATAAAACTGCTGGAGTGATCACTACACTCATCTCATCTGGGGCATTGTTTACTTGCTTCACAGGCTCCTGCATGCATGGTGTGGCGCTGCCCTTTCAGCTCATCTTTTCTTGGAACCGCACTTGGGCATGCACGGCTACCTCCTCTAGGCACCATGTGGAGGATGAGCGTGACTGCGTGAGTGGCATGATGGACCGGTGGTTCAAATGGGAAAGCCACCTTTTTAGCTGTGGGTTAGTTCTTTTTTAACACGCAGTTTGTCTGGTCCGGCGCCCTTTTCCCTTCTGCTAACACTAGATTACTAGCTTCCCACTGCAATTAGGGTTGGAGTGTAGTAATACTAGTACCTCATGACCGGGGACCGCGAGGACGGAGGAGGAACAGGAAGAACTGCAATGGCTGGACTGCAGGACTGGACTGGACTGGACCACTTGCATTGCCGGCCCGCGGCCGGGTCCTCCCATCCATAGAGCGCTGCACTGACCAGTGaccagagggagaggagaggaccCCCAGTCCTTGCCCCCAAATCCTGCACCATATCAAAATGTTTCAGGACTGTTTCTTGCGTCATCATGatcttcttaaaataaaaggcagTCAAACCGGAGTCAATCAGGCGTGCACTGAGAAGGAAATCTTCATCACTCGGCTAGTACCGCATTTCATGCCCAGATCGATCCCATGTGTCCGATTAGTAGCCATTTTTCACATCCAGTGATCTGAGCTTGACATGCTAACACCTTCCTTCTCGTCTAGCTAAAAAGACATGTTAACCGCTCCAGTTGAAAGAACACGGCgatggcaaaaaaaaaaaaaaccccTCCTGTTCTACTACCACTTCGATCACGACGATGGTGTTCTGGAGCGTCCCCTGCTTGTACCTACCCACCAAAACCCTAACTTGGAGATGGGAACATGAGCGACGGTAGAGGAAAAGGACTGCCCGGTATAAAAACACGGTTCAAAGCTGTTGCTGTTGACGCCTTGTTGTATATACACATTGAAAGAATAGAGGTCCACCACTGACGTATTGCTGCCGTCCAAAAGCCTATCCTTTCACCTTGCATTCGGCTGGCTCACAAAAAGCTTGCATTCATCACCCCTCTTTTACCGGACACTCTTTTGCAGTAATTTTCTATTACGGCCGAATGATTACGCAAAGGCGCGTGTAATTTGTGTGCATGGTGGTCCATTTCTTGACCCTGTaggacagcagcagcagcagtagtcctGTTTCCCTCTTGTTCCTGGGACCTCTGCAGGAACAGGGGTGGTCACAGTGGTGTAGGCTTTTATCGTTCGGCTTCGGCACGCGGCCTAGTTAAAAATACGACCACTGTGAAAGGAATCTTGCATCGTTCGTGTTTTGTCCCCTGCTGCTCTTTTTCTTCAGAGTCTAGAGAGAAGCGGTTCAGACAGACAGAGAGAGGCAGGAGCTGCCCTGCACTGCATGCTTGCTCTGCTTGTGGATTGGATTGGAGTGGAGTCGGAGATGGTCAGATGGATGTGTATATAAGGGAAAGCTTGTGGCCTTTGGAGCCATACAATGATCAGGAACTGGGAGTGGCAAGCGCCAAGGAGTAGTTAGAGCTCAGTAGGGATACAGCAGTTTCTGAGTCACTTCGTCTCTGACATCCACGAGTACCAGCTATACCAGTTTTGATTCCACTCTGATTTGCTCATCAAGCGTCAATGCTCCCTCCAATCATTCTTAATCTCAGGAAGTTAGCAGTGAGATGCTTTCAGTCACACTTGTTTTAGTCTTCTCCTTTCAGAAGGCTGATAGTCTTAGCCTTATACCGTTGGTCTTCTCTATTTCTCTCCTTCCTCTGCATGCAATGTTGCATTTCTCGATTCCAGTTCAGAGACTTCCATTCCTAGAGTTGCGTGGTACTCACCTCTTGTTTAAATCCACTTCATTGCATGCAGGTTGAAAGAGATAGGAGTGAGAGGCAGTTCCCTTCCCTACTCTCACAATGCCCATGGAGCAAGCATCCAGGCACTGCGATAAAGACACGCTGAAGATGGCCATGCTGAAACACGAAGAGACTTTCAGACAGCAAGTAATAAAGCTCAAGAACTCAGAGAGATTTCCAGAATTTGTTGAAGCTACTACAAGCCTCCAGAAGAAAAGCGCAGTACTCTGATCGACGTCTTCTTGTCTGATGCCACAGGTTCACGAGCTCCATCGCTTATACAGGATCCAGAAGCTCCTGATGCGAGACCTCACACGGGAGCTCAAGCTCAAGAGCCAGAGGAGCCTGCCCACCACCTCGCCGAACGGCAGCTGCGCCGAGTACAGCAGAGGGGCTCTCGGCATGTGCGCCTACGAGCGCCTCTACGCCGCTCTCGGCCGCGGCGGACACGTAGCAGCAGCAgcgacgccgacgccgacgccgcgCACCGCTCTCGGCCTCGACGTCGTGGCGCCAGTCGTCGAGTACGTGCGGAGcgcggaggaggaggacgacgacgacagGGCGGAGGAAACCGACGAAGACGCGGAGCTGGAGCTCACGCTCGCGGTGGGCGGAGGCGGGGCCAAGAAGCGGTACGACGAGTACCCGTCCGGTGGGGAGAGTCTGTCTTCGTCGTCCACGGAGTCCGACGTGCTCACCGTCTCCGGCCGTGAGTGGCGTCGGGCGCGCGGCACGCCGTATCACAAGATGAGGCCGGCGACCGGGCTGGACGTGGTGCAGGTGGAGGACGACGTCGGggtgccgccgccgctgctgttCCACTGGCTCAGCCTCAAGATGGCATGACGCGATGCGAGGAAGCAAGAGCACATTGCATGTGTGTTCGTTGCTGCTTGCTGTGTCAGGGTGTTGACTTGCTACTGTTCTTCAGTTGAATGCTTTTGTGTGTTAGGTTTTAGTGGTGGATCAAGTCTAGAAATCAATAATTGGCTGGCTGTTCATGAT is a genomic window of Zea mays cultivar B73 chromosome 5, Zm-B73-REFERENCE-NAM-5.0, whole genome shotgun sequence containing:
- the LOC100273834 gene encoding uncharacterized protein LOC100273834: MPMEQASRHCDKDTLKMAMLKHEETFRQQVHELHRLYRIQKLLMRDLTRELKLKSQRSLPTTSPNGSCAEYSRGALGMCAYERLYAALGRGGHVAAAATPTPTPRTALGLDVVAPVVEYVRSAEEEDDDDRAEETDEDAELELTLAVGGGGAKKRYDEYPSGGESLSSSSTESDVLTVSGREWRRARGTPYHKMRPATGLDVVQVEDDVGVPPPLLFHWLSLKMA